The Microbulbifer hydrolyticus genome has a segment encoding these proteins:
- the ccmD gene encoding heme exporter protein CcmD yields MQFQFEDFASFLAMNGHGPFVWAAYGVALLVLGALVALPLLRQKKLRREFDRQLRQEEARRRAAVQRQERPEPATAD; encoded by the coding sequence ATGCAATTCCAGTTTGAAGATTTCGCCAGTTTTCTCGCCATGAATGGTCACGGCCCCTTCGTGTGGGCCGCCTATGGTGTAGCCCTGCTGGTTCTCGGAGCGTTGGTGGCCTTACCGCTATTGCGCCAGAAAAAGCTGCGCCGGGAATTTGACCGCCAGCTGCGTCAGGAAGAGGCCCGTCGCCGCGCGGCAGTGCAGCGTCAGGAACGCCCGGAGCCCGCGACAGCCGATTGA
- the ccmA gene encoding cytochrome c biogenesis heme-transporting ATPase CcmA encodes MPGQSDTATDPVRDLALCARALTCERDGRVLFEGLEFVLTPGAAIQIEGANGAGKSTLIRTLIGTASDYTGDIFWKGRSLPNALPALRASLLYIGHNAGVRRGLTPLENLAWYGASGTDAMAALDAVGLFGFEDVLCQQLSAGQNRRVALARLYLSDSPALWILDEPLAALDVAGVASLEAQMNQHLQRGGSVLLTSHQPVAIAPLTKVSLADFQPLLDASAEQAYAG; translated from the coding sequence GTGCCTGGACAATCGGATACAGCAACAGACCCTGTGCGAGACCTCGCCCTCTGTGCGCGTGCGCTGACCTGTGAGCGTGACGGACGAGTCCTGTTCGAAGGTCTTGAATTTGTCCTCACGCCGGGGGCTGCGATCCAGATTGAAGGTGCCAACGGCGCCGGCAAGAGCACCCTTATCCGCACCCTGATCGGCACCGCATCAGACTACACCGGTGATATCTTCTGGAAGGGCCGCTCCCTCCCGAATGCGCTTCCCGCGCTTCGCGCATCGCTGTTGTATATTGGCCACAATGCCGGTGTCCGGCGCGGGCTGACTCCGCTGGAAAATCTGGCCTGGTACGGTGCCAGCGGCACCGATGCGATGGCGGCGCTGGATGCCGTGGGCCTTTTTGGGTTCGAAGATGTGCTGTGCCAACAGCTGTCCGCCGGGCAAAATCGCCGGGTGGCACTGGCGCGGCTGTACCTGTCCGATTCCCCCGCATTGTGGATTCTCGACGAACCGCTGGCGGCGCTGGATGTGGCCGGGGTTGCCAGTCTGGAAGCGCAGATGAACCAGCATCTGCAACGCGGTGGAAGTGTGCTGCTCACATCCCATCAACCGGTAGCGATCGCGCCGCTGACCAAGGTCAGCCTTGCGGATTTCCAGCCACTTCTGGATGCGTCAGCGGAGCAGGCCTATGCGGGCTGA
- a CDS encoding ATP-binding SpoIIE family protein phosphatase — protein MPVFRVLIVESDASEAEELRDLVQCCECTTSTGAMVPVATHSVQSAAMAQEAYREFPPSLVIFGPVAAAKVSDVEIRRLRQSSGVELVPILFVQDLTGQETPPAPPTICDDILAKPYSLPLVELKLASIRRFSDFSRSLIAQRDRLRRHYADFLHEQASAREIFGNLGNESCLDDTSAIRYHLSPRAVLNGDLLAATYTPDGKLVLMLGDFSGHGLAAAVGAVPLTSIFYSMMPRGFSMSRVLREINRKLYGILPRQMFCCLVMLELDPRRSHLRVLNAGMPSPCLKRSNGELRLLESRHLPFGVLSSDQIDTAIVNLRVLPGDRLFLWSDGIHEARNSKGEHFGEERLLELLRAAGGSDHAFDQILMAVNAHAAEQHDDLSLVELDLSDTSLRKSGGPELDQAGDRKGSRIGNWSIRLQLSQEELRTSDPLPHLLSVLVQMPGAARFQEDLATALGELFRNALEHGVLGLDSSIKTTDDGFVRYYDLLAERRSRLKEGWVSISLSCSESEDRGTLVLVVEDSGSGFAETREPPSIYAGRGLNLLQTVCDEVNYLPGSSKVEAVIRWSKAAEEQDMAEGHVNAMQNPPLPV, from the coding sequence ATGCCCGTCTTCCGCGTCCTGATTGTCGAGAGTGATGCCAGCGAGGCGGAAGAGCTGCGGGACCTGGTCCAGTGCTGTGAGTGCACCACCTCCACGGGAGCAATGGTGCCCGTGGCCACTCATTCTGTTCAGAGTGCTGCCATGGCTCAGGAGGCGTACCGGGAATTCCCCCCCAGTCTGGTCATCTTCGGGCCTGTGGCGGCGGCGAAGGTATCTGATGTTGAGATACGCCGGCTGCGCCAGAGCAGTGGGGTTGAACTGGTCCCTATTCTGTTTGTGCAGGATCTGACGGGCCAGGAGACGCCGCCTGCGCCGCCGACCATCTGTGACGATATCCTTGCCAAACCCTACAGTCTGCCACTGGTGGAACTCAAGCTCGCGTCCATCCGGCGCTTCAGTGACTTCAGTCGTTCCCTGATCGCACAGCGCGACCGCTTGCGCCGGCATTATGCGGATTTTTTACACGAGCAGGCCAGCGCGCGCGAGATATTCGGCAACCTCGGTAATGAAAGTTGTCTGGATGATACCTCGGCAATTCGCTACCACCTTTCTCCGCGGGCGGTACTGAACGGGGACCTGCTCGCGGCAACCTATACACCGGACGGCAAACTGGTGCTGATGCTGGGGGATTTTTCTGGCCACGGGCTGGCGGCGGCCGTCGGCGCAGTGCCGCTCACTTCCATTTTCTATTCGATGATGCCGCGCGGCTTTTCCATGAGCCGGGTACTGCGGGAGATCAACCGCAAACTCTACGGCATCCTTCCCCGGCAGATGTTCTGTTGTCTGGTAATGCTGGAGCTGGACCCGCGCCGCAGTCACCTGCGTGTCCTCAATGCCGGTATGCCAAGCCCCTGTCTCAAGCGCAGCAATGGCGAATTGCGCCTCCTCGAATCTCGGCACCTGCCGTTTGGGGTTCTCTCCTCGGACCAGATTGACACCGCCATCGTCAACCTGAGGGTACTCCCGGGGGATCGGCTGTTCCTATGGAGTGACGGCATTCACGAAGCACGGAATAGCAAGGGCGAACATTTTGGTGAAGAAAGGCTGCTGGAACTGTTGCGTGCTGCTGGCGGGTCAGATCACGCGTTTGACCAGATCCTGATGGCAGTGAATGCGCATGCTGCTGAACAGCACGATGACCTGTCGCTGGTCGAGCTTGATCTAAGCGATACCTCGTTGCGCAAGAGCGGCGGCCCAGAGCTAGACCAGGCCGGTGATCGCAAGGGTAGCCGCATCGGCAACTGGTCGATACGCCTGCAGTTGTCGCAGGAGGAGTTGCGGACGTCCGACCCGCTGCCTCATCTGCTCAGTGTGCTGGTGCAGATGCCGGGCGCAGCGCGCTTTCAGGAAGACCTCGCCACGGCGCTCGGCGAGCTGTTCCGCAATGCACTGGAGCACGGGGTGCTGGGGCTGGACTCTTCCATTAAGACAACCGACGACGGTTTTGTACGCTATTACGATTTGTTGGCTGAACGTCGCAGTCGCCTTAAAGAGGGGTGGGTGAGTATTTCACTCAGTTGTAGTGAGAGTGAAGACCGTGGCACCCTGGTGCTGGTGGTCGAGGATAGCGGCTCTGGTTTTGCCGAAACCCGGGAGCCCCCCAGCATCTACGCAGGCAGAGGGCTCAACCTGCTGCAGACGGTGTGCGATGAGGTGAACTATTTGCCGGGCAGCAGTAAGGTGGAGGCCGTTATTCGCTGGAGCAAGGCCGCAGAAGAGCAGGATATGGCCGAGGGACACGTTAATGCCATGCAAAACCCGCCGCTACCGGTATAA
- a CDS encoding 2OG-Fe(II) oxygenase, with translation MTTVATSDAAPWLAASALQKDTTLVRSDPFSFLVAKNVLPAHLMQDLQEHFPRLKGAGYLPYEKEQCGEKINQLIEYMTAPDFANALGQQLGIDNLAQYPTFISISRSLKKRHGNIHTDGQSKIATALLYLNSDWPATSDGCLRFLNRIDDFEDTVVPEIRPEYGTLAAFKRADNSFHGHLPFAGERLVIQVAWLVSAKDKARKAKRGRFAQKLKSLFGWGGGSGATAN, from the coding sequence ATGACAACCGTCGCCACCTCAGATGCTGCTCCATGGCTTGCGGCCTCCGCCCTGCAAAAGGACACCACCCTTGTCCGCTCGGATCCATTTTCCTTCCTGGTTGCCAAAAATGTACTCCCGGCACACTTGATGCAGGACCTGCAGGAACACTTCCCCCGCCTGAAAGGCGCGGGCTACCTGCCTTATGAAAAGGAACAGTGCGGGGAGAAAATCAACCAGTTGATCGAGTATATGACCGCGCCCGATTTTGCCAACGCGTTGGGCCAACAGCTCGGCATCGATAACCTGGCCCAGTACCCCACCTTTATCTCCATTTCACGAAGCCTGAAAAAGCGGCATGGCAACATCCACACTGACGGCCAGTCCAAGATTGCCACCGCCCTGCTCTACCTGAACAGCGACTGGCCAGCAACCAGTGACGGCTGCCTGCGCTTTCTCAACCGTATTGATGACTTCGAGGATACCGTTGTCCCGGAGATCCGCCCTGAGTACGGCACGCTGGCCGCTTTCAAGCGCGCGGACAACTCCTTCCACGGACACCTCCCCTTTGCCGGGGAGCGGCTCGTCATCCAGGTGGCATGGCTTGTGAGCGCAAAAGACAAGGCACGCAAAGCCAAGCGCGGCCGGTTTGCGCAAAAATTGAAATCCCTGTTTGGCTGGGGTGGCGGCAGCGGCGCCACCGCCAACTGA
- a CDS encoding heme ABC transporter permease yields MSWQWFHRLGSPRWFYQKTGAWLPWLGAASVLLLTVGIVWGLGFAPQDAKQGNSYRIIYIHVPAAFLALAGYYIMAICGAIGLIWKMKLSFVVMRAAAPIGAALTFISLFTGAVWGKPTWGAYWVWDARITSMLILFFLYLGVMALSGAFSREQSGDKASALLALVGTVNIPIIYKSVDWWFTLHQPATIKLTQASTIDPSMFYPLITMIAGFYLFYAWVLTLHTRSLILQREWRTQWVRELFGPSVPAAKA; encoded by the coding sequence TTGTCCTGGCAATGGTTTCACAGATTGGGATCGCCGCGCTGGTTTTACCAGAAAACCGGTGCTTGGCTGCCGTGGCTGGGTGCCGCAAGCGTTCTGCTCCTCACCGTCGGTATCGTCTGGGGGCTCGGCTTTGCACCGCAAGACGCGAAGCAGGGCAACAGCTACCGCATCATCTATATTCACGTCCCCGCCGCGTTTCTCGCGCTCGCCGGCTACTACATCATGGCCATTTGCGGTGCGATCGGCCTGATCTGGAAGATGAAGCTGTCTTTTGTGGTCATGCGGGCGGCGGCACCGATCGGTGCTGCACTCACATTTATTTCACTGTTTACCGGTGCAGTGTGGGGTAAGCCGACCTGGGGCGCATACTGGGTGTGGGATGCCCGTATCACGTCCATGCTGATCCTGTTTTTCCTGTATCTCGGGGTAATGGCGCTTTCCGGGGCGTTTTCCCGGGAGCAGTCGGGCGATAAGGCCAGTGCTCTGCTGGCACTGGTGGGTACCGTCAATATCCCGATCATCTACAAATCCGTCGACTGGTGGTTCACGCTACACCAGCCCGCCACGATCAAGCTCACCCAGGCCAGCACCATTGACCCGAGCATGTTCTATCCGCTGATTACCATGATCGCCGGTTTTTACCTGTTCTACGCCTGGGTGCTCACTTTGCACACGCGCAGCCTGATACTGCAGCGGGAGTGGCGTACCCAATGGGTGCGCGAATTGTTCGGGCCTTCTGTGCCTGCGGCCAAGGCTTGA
- a CDS encoding PA3496 family putative envelope integrity protein: MSGNVIENDMDFDESDSSVAEELLYTPQNPRDARRMVEDRLEEMRLRRELMDYQYEF, from the coding sequence ATGAGCGGCAACGTTATCGAAAATGACATGGATTTTGATGAAAGCGATTCCTCAGTGGCAGAGGAGCTGCTGTATACGCCCCAGAACCCCAGAGATGCTCGCCGGATGGTCGAAGACCGGTTGGAGGAGATGCGTCTCAGGCGGGAACTGATGGACTATCAGTACGAATTCTAA
- a CDS encoding STAS domain-containing protein, which produces MVVSDRFDSRVTSQVSDGGDALVIRVAGNFDFNMHREFQRAYRNVSPPPRAFLVDLSETDHLDSAALGMLLLLRDYCVEVGGDGPQPTVELMNANAHVSHILSVSNFDRIFSIR; this is translated from the coding sequence ATGGTAGTTTCCGACAGGTTTGATAGCAGGGTGACCTCACAGGTTTCCGATGGCGGAGATGCGCTGGTGATTCGCGTTGCCGGTAACTTCGATTTCAATATGCACCGGGAATTCCAGAGGGCGTACCGCAATGTGTCGCCGCCTCCCAGGGCCTTCCTGGTAGACCTCTCGGAAACCGATCACCTGGATAGCGCGGCGCTTGGCATGCTACTGCTATTGCGTGACTACTGCGTGGAAGTGGGGGGTGACGGACCCCAGCCCACTGTCGAGCTGATGAATGCCAATGCACACGTTTCCCACATTCTCTCCGTTTCCAACTTTGATCGAATTTTCAGCATACGCTGA
- the ccmB gene encoding heme exporter protein CcmB → MRSSTDIAEAVKVGPSRAPGFYTLFRTEFTLAVRRRSDIVNPLLFFVTVLAMMPLGIGPDPEMLARMAAGLIWVMALLATLLSQESLFRGDFEDGSLEQLALQPQPLYFPVMAKVLVHWLVTGLPLALLSPLLGMMLNLGETGYWPLFVSLAMGTASLSLIGAVGAALTVALRRPGLLLALIIMPLYVPVLIFGTGTVQAALDGYSYAPQLAILGAILAAAAALAPLAAAGAIRISLEN, encoded by the coding sequence ATGCGTTCATCCACTGACATTGCCGAGGCGGTGAAAGTCGGCCCGTCGCGTGCGCCCGGTTTTTACACCCTGTTCCGAACCGAATTTACGCTGGCGGTACGGCGGCGTTCGGATATCGTCAATCCGCTGCTGTTCTTTGTTACCGTGCTGGCGATGATGCCACTCGGCATCGGTCCGGATCCGGAAATGCTCGCGCGCATGGCGGCGGGGCTGATCTGGGTGATGGCTTTGCTGGCGACCCTGTTGTCTCAGGAGTCACTGTTTCGCGGTGACTTTGAAGATGGCTCCCTGGAGCAGCTGGCACTGCAGCCTCAGCCCCTGTATTTCCCGGTCATGGCCAAGGTGCTGGTGCACTGGCTGGTGACCGGGCTGCCACTGGCACTGCTGTCGCCACTGCTGGGGATGATGCTCAACCTCGGAGAGACAGGTTATTGGCCGCTGTTTGTGTCCCTGGCAATGGGCACGGCGAGCCTCAGTCTTATTGGTGCGGTGGGTGCGGCTTTGACGGTGGCCCTGCGGCGACCGGGCCTTCTGCTGGCGCTGATTATTATGCCGCTTTATGTGCCCGTGTTAATCTTCGGCACCGGAACGGTGCAGGCGGCGCTGGATGGCTATAGCTACGCGCCGCAACTGGCAATCCTTGGTGCCATTCTGGCCGCAGCGGCGGCGCTGGCGCCACTGGCGGCCGCGGGTGCCATCCGTATCAGTCTCGAAAACTGA
- the ccmE gene encoding cytochrome c maturation protein CcmE, which translates to MHPARKQRLILVVLLVALSSAAVGFVAYAMRSNMDYFYAPTAFAAGEVPFEKRIRAGGCVVPGSIVRDDDSLDVRFALTDGDAELEVVFDKILPDLFAEGEAAVVTGKLQQGGYVRADQVLAKHDESYTPPEVADSMRGKADCQGDAKI; encoded by the coding sequence ATGCATCCAGCCCGTAAACAACGCCTGATTCTGGTGGTACTTCTGGTGGCACTTTCCAGTGCTGCCGTGGGGTTTGTCGCCTACGCAATGCGATCGAACATGGACTACTTCTACGCGCCTACCGCTTTTGCCGCCGGTGAAGTTCCATTTGAAAAGCGTATCCGCGCCGGTGGCTGCGTTGTCCCGGGCAGCATCGTGCGCGACGACGATTCCCTCGACGTGCGTTTTGCGCTCACTGATGGTGACGCCGAGCTGGAAGTGGTATTCGACAAGATCCTTCCCGACCTCTTTGCAGAAGGGGAAGCCGCGGTAGTGACCGGAAAGCTGCAGCAGGGCGGTTATGTGCGTGCTGACCAGGTGCTGGCCAAGCACGACGAATCGTACACGCCGCCGGAAGTGGCAGATTCCATGCGCGGTAAGGCGGATTGCCAGGGAGACGCCAAGATATGA